A DNA window from Streptomyces sp. 71268 contains the following coding sequences:
- a CDS encoding SMI1/KNR4 family protein produces MGHFAGTEGFDGTDLADDTDLWDDSPYALRDYVDDTPPTPELIAELEAELGGYRLPRSYVALMRTHNGGIPNRAFFPLPGVSSADEAAHVAVNGIYGIGRTKPNSLGGEFGSRFWIEEWEYPDLGVYFADTPSAGHDMLAFDYRACGRTGEPTVVHVDQGDDFRVTPLAEDFAAFVRGLVA; encoded by the coding sequence ATGGGGCACTTCGCCGGCACCGAGGGTTTCGACGGCACGGACCTCGCGGATGACACGGACCTCTGGGACGACTCGCCGTACGCCCTGCGCGACTACGTCGATGACACGCCGCCCACGCCGGAGCTGATCGCCGAACTCGAAGCCGAACTGGGCGGCTACCGGCTGCCCCGCTCGTACGTCGCCCTCATGCGCACCCACAACGGCGGCATACCGAACCGGGCCTTCTTCCCGCTGCCCGGGGTGTCGTCCGCCGACGAGGCGGCCCACGTCGCCGTCAACGGCATCTACGGCATCGGGCGCACCAAGCCGAACTCACTCGGCGGCGAGTTCGGCAGCCGCTTCTGGATCGAGGAGTGGGAGTACCCGGACCTCGGCGTCTACTTCGCGGACACCCCGTCGGCCGGCCACGACATGCTGGCCTTCGACTACCGCGCCTGCGGCAGGACCGGCGAGCCGACGGTGGTCCACGTGGACCAGGGGGACGACTTCCGCGTCACCCCGCTGGCGGAGGACTTCGCCGCGTTCGTCCGGGGGTTGGTCGCGTAG
- a CDS encoding carboxymuconolactone decarboxylase family protein, with the protein MNARLITAEVPMAPRMTEDPSELVPELAEVSAALFKVVGNGSVPRSTISLVHLRAGQIVGSTYLTVLHTGFLRKARVSEAQITSVASWQDSPYFSAAERAALALVEAVLQPAASGERVPDELYAQVAEYYEPKALATLMFAIGQVSFFTSIALVAKPVPGRSFTDPWN; encoded by the coding sequence ATGAACGCACGCTTGATCACGGCAGAGGTTCCGATGGCCCCGCGGATGACCGAGGACCCCTCGGAGCTGGTCCCCGAGCTGGCGGAGGTGTCGGCGGCGCTGTTCAAGGTCGTCGGCAACGGCTCGGTACCGCGCTCCACGATCAGCCTGGTACACCTCCGCGCGGGTCAGATCGTGGGCAGCACCTATCTGACCGTTCTGCACACGGGATTCCTGCGTAAGGCACGGGTGTCGGAGGCGCAGATCACGTCGGTGGCCTCCTGGCAGGACTCGCCGTACTTCTCCGCCGCCGAGCGGGCCGCGCTGGCCCTGGTGGAGGCCGTGCTCCAGCCGGCCGCGTCGGGCGAGCGGGTACCGGACGAGCTGTACGCGCAGGTGGCCGAGTACTACGAGCCCAAGGCGCTGGCCACGCTGATGTTCGCGATCGGCCAGGTCAGCTTCTTCACGTCGATCGCGCTGGTCGCCAAGCCGGTCCCCGGCCGGTCCTTCACCGACCCCTGGAACTGA
- a CDS encoding polyprenyl synthetase family protein, translating to MTGTVSKTPVATADDPTAERAELGRLLGGVQGRLEELLAAERREWHAANPDSVALVDAIAEVIFSGGKRLRPAFCAAGYLAAGGDPTAPEVVDVAAALEALHTFALLHDDVMDASELRRNKPTAHVAHAELHRREGWRGEPRRYGEGVAVLAGDLALTYANRLAAGAPTRVRGVWGELCTELMAGQYLDIRAAARFSPDPELARHIALFKSGRYTISRPLSLGGLLAGGSEVTLAAFEEYGLAVGEAFQFRDDLLDAFGDTDATGKPSQLDFRQHKMTLLMSFALRDEPAISDLVGDDLAGTDPDELYATLVATGIRDRVEAVIEERVKVACEAVRAADISPEWAAELSTMAHQAAYRDH from the coding sequence GTGACCGGAACCGTGTCGAAGACCCCCGTGGCCACGGCCGACGACCCGACCGCAGAGCGCGCCGAACTGGGGCGGCTGCTGGGCGGGGTGCAGGGCCGGCTGGAGGAGCTGCTCGCCGCCGAGCGCCGCGAGTGGCACGCCGCCAACCCCGACTCGGTCGCCCTGGTGGACGCCATCGCCGAGGTGATATTCAGCGGCGGCAAGCGGCTGCGGCCCGCCTTCTGCGCGGCCGGCTACCTGGCCGCCGGCGGCGACCCGACCGCGCCCGAGGTCGTGGACGTGGCCGCGGCCCTGGAGGCGCTGCACACCTTCGCGCTGCTGCACGACGACGTGATGGACGCGTCCGAGCTGCGCCGCAACAAGCCCACCGCGCACGTGGCCCACGCCGAACTGCACCGCCGCGAGGGCTGGCGCGGCGAGCCCCGGCGCTACGGCGAGGGCGTCGCCGTGCTCGCCGGCGACCTGGCCCTGACGTACGCGAACCGGCTCGCGGCCGGGGCCCCGACGCGGGTCCGTGGCGTGTGGGGCGAGCTGTGCACGGAGCTGATGGCCGGCCAGTACCTGGACATCAGGGCCGCCGCCCGGTTCAGCCCCGACCCCGAACTGGCCCGCCACATCGCCCTGTTCAAGTCCGGCCGGTACACCATCTCGCGCCCCCTGTCCCTCGGCGGGTTGCTCGCCGGTGGCAGCGAGGTGACGCTGGCGGCGTTCGAGGAGTACGGCCTCGCGGTCGGCGAGGCGTTCCAGTTCCGCGACGACCTGCTGGACGCCTTCGGCGACACCGACGCCACCGGCAAGCCCAGCCAACTCGACTTCCGCCAGCACAAGATGACGCTGCTGATGTCCTTCGCGCTGCGCGACGAGCCCGCGATCAGCGACCTGGTCGGCGACGACCTGGCCGGCACCGACCCGGACGAGCTGTACGCGACGCTGGTCGCGACGGGCATCCGGGACCGGGTCGAGGCCGTCATCGAGGAGCGCGTCAAGGTGGCCTGCGAGGCGGTACGGGCCGCTGACATCAGCCCGGAGTGGGCGGCGGAACTGTCCACCATGGCCCACCAGGCCGCCTACCGCGACCACTGA
- a CDS encoding YciI family protein has translation MQFLISMHINPAVLDALTDAEKAAIGEGHGQFIESLKQSGELITTQALVDPSQAAVVRVRDGQPVVTDGPFLEAKEHLGGFYLIDCEDRDRAIELAARIPDAAIEGLGIEVRQVMFADGPLEA, from the coding sequence ATGCAGTTCCTGATCAGCATGCACATCAACCCGGCCGTGCTGGACGCGCTGACCGACGCGGAGAAGGCGGCGATCGGCGAGGGGCACGGGCAGTTCATCGAGTCGCTGAAGCAGTCCGGCGAGTTGATCACCACGCAGGCCCTCGTCGACCCGTCCCAGGCCGCCGTGGTGCGCGTGCGCGACGGCCAGCCGGTGGTCACCGACGGCCCATTCCTGGAGGCCAAGGAGCACCTGGGCGGCTTCTACCTGATCGACTGCGAGGACAGGGACCGGGCGATCGAGCTGGCCGCGCGGATCCCCGACGCCGCGATCGAGGGCCTGGGCATCGAGGTGCGGCAGGTGATGTTCGCTGACGGACCATTGGAGGCATGA
- a CDS encoding helix-turn-helix transcriptional regulator has product MSCAYVTDGRRAVKVRRGRFARQRRACGYSQESLADALGVDRTSIGRWERGESDPRPFLLPKLAALLRVTLLELDALLQRDAITVAPVPRTKDGDLDDVIRRDFLQMVTTATMLSDLGALGEAPDDEHTYQSMNDHLWRLHARAQSRSPLFPLVHSQIAELTSALDGAGSESVRRQLCGEAAELFQLAGEVLFDCGKYTDAAHCYTLAASAAKEVDSPDLWACALTRYAFIRLYADHDSGKAVQLLDHAAALAQRGDSSLSTRHWVAAVQAEAYAATGDVDSCQRALDRAVEVHALRGDSRNRGWLRFDGSRLAEQRATCYVRLRRFDLAEPVLGEVLQKKLSTRRQSSVLTDLAMVGAQRGDVDQVVDCARQAVTLAQRNASSYTVCRLRTLQPTLMHFRADPRVRDLSVHIDELNTTAPQSRGGAL; this is encoded by the coding sequence GTGAGCTGCGCTTACGTTACGGACGGAAGGCGGGCCGTGAAGGTCAGGCGAGGCCGGTTCGCGCGCCAGCGGCGGGCGTGTGGCTACAGTCAGGAGTCCCTAGCCGACGCGCTCGGTGTGGATCGCACGTCCATCGGCAGGTGGGAGCGTGGCGAGTCCGATCCTCGCCCTTTCCTCCTGCCCAAGCTGGCGGCCCTGCTCAGGGTGACGCTTCTGGAGCTGGACGCACTACTTCAACGGGACGCGATCACGGTGGCGCCGGTGCCCCGGACTAAGGATGGTGACCTTGACGACGTGATACGCCGCGATTTCCTCCAGATGGTGACCACGGCCACGATGCTTTCCGATCTGGGCGCCCTTGGTGAGGCGCCTGACGACGAGCATACGTATCAGTCGATGAATGACCACTTGTGGAGGCTGCACGCCCGAGCGCAGTCAAGGAGTCCTCTTTTTCCGCTCGTTCATTCTCAGATTGCGGAGCTAACGTCCGCATTGGACGGCGCTGGCTCTGAGTCCGTGCGGCGCCAACTATGCGGCGAAGCTGCCGAACTCTTCCAGCTAGCTGGTGAAGTGCTCTTCGACTGCGGAAAATACACTGATGCAGCGCACTGCTACACACTCGCGGCCAGCGCCGCAAAAGAAGTCGATAGCCCAGATCTTTGGGCATGTGCACTCACTCGGTATGCGTTCATTAGGTTGTACGCGGACCATGACTCTGGCAAGGCTGTGCAACTTCTCGACCACGCTGCGGCTCTTGCCCAACGTGGCGACAGCAGCTTGTCCACACGCCACTGGGTGGCTGCCGTGCAGGCAGAAGCCTATGCCGCAACAGGCGACGTGGACTCCTGCCAGCGTGCCCTGGACAGAGCCGTGGAAGTACACGCGCTGCGTGGCGATTCACGTAACCGGGGTTGGTTGCGCTTCGACGGCTCTCGGTTGGCCGAGCAGCGTGCTACGTGCTACGTACGGCTTCGACGTTTCGATCTGGCGGAGCCTGTGCTAGGTGAAGTCTTGCAGAAGAAGCTCTCAACTCGTCGTCAGAGCAGTGTGCTGACGGACCTCGCCATGGTGGGTGCACAACGGGGCGACGTCGACCAGGTCGTGGACTGTGCCCGGCAGGCAGTCACGCTCGCCCAACGCAATGCGTCGAGCTACACAGTGTGCAGGCTGCGCACTCTCCAGCCGACCCTCATGCATTTCCGAGCCGACCCGCGAGTCCGCGATCTCAGCGTACATATCGATGAGTTGAACACCACCGCTCCACAAAGCCGAGGGGGAGCCCTATGA
- the dxs gene encoding 1-deoxy-D-xylulose-5-phosphate synthase yields the protein MSSRSQTGASGTPLLDRISGPADVRGLAAHELPALASEIREFLVEAVSRTGGHLGPNLGVVELTIALHRVFDSPRDRLLWDTGHQAYVHKLLTGRKDFERLRSRGGLSGYPSQEESDHDVIENSHASTALSYADGFAKAHQLRGFTDRHVVAIIGDGALTGGMAWEALNNISATKDLPLVIVVNDNGRSYAPTRGGLAEHLTTLRTTQGYERFLEWGKDRLRGTPVIGGPLLDTLHGAKKGLKDFVAPQGLFEDLGLKYVGPVDGHDTAQVESALRRARAFGGPVIVHCITQKGKGHAPAEQHELDQFHAIGAVSAKKKPSGPSWTSVFSDEMVRLGAEREDIVGITAAMLQPVGLEAFAKAYPKRVFDVGIAEQHAVTSAAGLALGGVHPVVAVYATFLNRAFDQVLMDVALHGCGVTFALDRAGATGNDGPSHNGMWDMSILQVVPGLRVAAPRDGARLRALLREAVEVEDAPTVVRYPKGAVGADIEPVASVGGLDVLARPQGVARVLLVSVGAMAQVSLEAAALLAERGVGVTVVDPRWVKPVNSALVGLAAEHELVATVEDNGRVGGVGSAITQALRDARVTTPVREFALTQKFFEHGSRNELLDEAGLTADNIAQTVHESLATAGAHHLQDVS from the coding sequence TTGAGTTCTCGCTCGCAGACCGGGGCAAGCGGCACGCCGCTCCTCGACCGGATCAGCGGCCCCGCGGACGTCCGCGGCCTCGCCGCGCACGAGCTGCCCGCCCTGGCCAGCGAGATCAGGGAGTTCCTGGTGGAGGCCGTGTCCAGGACCGGCGGCCACCTCGGGCCCAACCTGGGCGTGGTCGAGCTGACCATCGCCCTGCACCGGGTCTTCGACTCGCCCCGCGACCGGCTGCTCTGGGACACCGGCCACCAGGCGTACGTGCACAAGCTCCTCACCGGACGCAAGGACTTCGAGCGACTGCGCAGCCGCGGCGGCCTCTCCGGCTACCCCTCGCAGGAGGAGTCCGACCACGACGTCATCGAGAACTCCCACGCCTCGACCGCCCTCTCCTACGCGGACGGCTTCGCCAAGGCGCACCAACTGCGCGGGTTCACCGACCGGCACGTGGTCGCGATCATCGGGGACGGGGCGCTCACCGGCGGCATGGCCTGGGAGGCGCTCAACAACATCTCCGCCACCAAGGACCTGCCGCTGGTCATCGTCGTCAACGACAACGGCCGCTCCTACGCGCCCACCCGTGGCGGCCTCGCCGAGCACCTGACGACGCTGCGCACCACCCAGGGCTACGAACGCTTCCTGGAGTGGGGCAAGGACCGGCTGCGCGGCACGCCCGTCATCGGCGGCCCGCTGCTCGACACCCTGCACGGCGCCAAGAAGGGCCTCAAGGACTTCGTCGCCCCGCAGGGCCTCTTCGAGGACCTGGGCCTCAAGTACGTCGGCCCGGTCGACGGCCACGACACCGCGCAGGTCGAGTCGGCGCTGCGGCGGGCCCGCGCCTTCGGCGGGCCGGTGATCGTGCACTGCATCACCCAGAAGGGCAAGGGCCACGCTCCGGCCGAGCAACACGAGTTGGACCAGTTCCACGCCATCGGCGCGGTCTCCGCCAAGAAGAAGCCGTCCGGCCCGTCGTGGACGTCGGTGTTCTCGGACGAGATGGTCAGGCTCGGCGCTGAGCGGGAGGACATCGTCGGGATCACGGCGGCGATGTTGCAACCGGTGGGATTGGAGGCGTTCGCCAAGGCGTATCCGAAGCGGGTCTTCGATGTGGGGATCGCGGAGCAGCACGCGGTGACGTCGGCGGCGGGGTTGGCCCTTGGTGGGGTGCATCCGGTGGTGGCGGTGTACGCGACGTTTTTGAACCGGGCTTTTGACCAGGTGTTGATGGATGTGGCGTTGCATGGGTGTGGGGTGACGTTCGCGTTGGATCGCGCGGGTGCGACGGGTAATGACGGGCCGTCGCACAACGGCATGTGGGACATGTCGATCTTGCAGGTGGTGCCGGGGTTGCGGGTGGCGGCGCCGCGGGATGGGGCGCGGTTGCGGGCGTTGTTGCGGGAGGCGGTGGAGGTGGAGGACGCGCCGACGGTGGTGCGTTATCCCAAGGGCGCGGTGGGTGCGGACATCGAGCCGGTGGCGTCGGTGGGTGGGTTGGACGTGCTGGCGCGGCCGCAGGGTGTGGCGCGGGTGTTGTTGGTGTCGGTGGGGGCGATGGCGCAGGTGTCGTTGGAGGCGGCGGCGTTGTTGGCGGAGCGTGGGGTGGGGGTGACGGTGGTCGACCCGCGGTGGGTGAAGCCGGTGAACTCCGCGTTGGTGGGGTTGGCGGCCGAGCACGAGTTGGTGGCCACGGTGGAGGACAACGGCCGCGTCGGCGGCGTCGGCTCCGCCATCACCCAAGCCCTCCGCGACGCCCGGGTGACGACCCCGGTACGCGAGTTCGCCCTGACCCAGAAGTTCTTCGAGCATGGCAGTAGGAACGAGTTGCTGGACGAGGCCGGCCTGACCGCCGACAACATCGCCCAGACAGTCCACGAATCGCTGGCCACGGCCGGCGCCCACCATCTTCAGGATGTCTCATGA
- a CDS encoding UbiA family prenyltransferase: MAVDTTNPVRRSGRFNAYVKLGKFAFFDYDLCVLIVWCALPGPLLWEASTGATLLFFLIGQVAIFAATVTFDDLTGLRDGSDAENYTPETGQLRDLARKPLLSGALTVRQAQVFGWGSVLVGASCWAAAALVAPHKPGWLLVLLLVVAASAVQYSYGLKLSYRGGQEVLMIGTTGMVVLMPYALLTGEVSGLIVLETVLFGAWALQVAAYSNMNDLEGDRKVGRVNVATMTSAAGYHAFLVAVASIGLVSTVVAIAVDAVPVWFLLLLAPVFVLRGAQLRAGVVRGNPLAARMLGIQIHRLGAVLLCVGNLLYVHAS, from the coding sequence ATGGCGGTAGACACCACTAATCCGGTACGGCGGAGCGGGCGTTTTAACGCCTACGTCAAACTGGGTAAGTTCGCTTTTTTCGACTATGACCTGTGCGTACTGATCGTCTGGTGCGCGCTGCCGGGCCCGCTGCTGTGGGAGGCGTCGACGGGGGCGACCCTGTTGTTCTTCCTCATAGGCCAGGTGGCGATCTTCGCCGCGACGGTCACCTTCGACGACCTGACCGGGCTGCGGGACGGCAGCGACGCCGAGAACTACACGCCCGAGACCGGGCAGCTCCGCGACCTGGCCCGCAAGCCCCTGCTGTCCGGCGCGCTCACGGTGCGCCAGGCCCAGGTCTTCGGTTGGGGCTCGGTCCTGGTGGGCGCGTCCTGCTGGGCCGCCGCGGCCCTCGTCGCGCCGCACAAGCCCGGGTGGCTGCTGGTGCTGTTGCTGGTGGTGGCCGCCAGCGCGGTGCAGTACTCGTACGGTCTCAAGCTCAGTTACCGGGGCGGCCAGGAGGTGCTGATGATCGGCACCACCGGCATGGTGGTGCTGATGCCCTACGCGCTGCTGACCGGTGAGGTCAGCGGGTTGATCGTGTTGGAGACCGTCCTGTTCGGCGCGTGGGCGCTCCAGGTCGCCGCGTACTCGAACATGAACGACCTGGAGGGGGACCGCAAGGTCGGCCGGGTCAACGTGGCCACCATGACCAGCGCCGCCGGCTACCACGCCTTCCTCGTCGCGGTCGCCTCGATCGGTCTCGTCTCCACGGTCGTGGCGATCGCGGTGGACGCGGTGCCCGTGTGGTTCCTGTTGCTGCTGGCCCCGGTGTTCGTGCTGCGCGGGGCGCAGTTGCGTGCCGGCGTGGTGCGCGGCAACCCGCTGGCTGCCCGCATGCTGGGCATCCAGATCCACCGGCTGGGCGCGGTGCTGCTATGTGTAGGCAATCTGCTGTACGTCCACGCGAGCTGA
- a CDS encoding ATP-binding protein produces MYAHTTAHHTGHPGYTTTMSCLPESAAHARALVRAALTTWGLEHLADDATTIVSELVANSVRHTGSYPIRVTITRPSANHIRVAVVDKTKRMPVVRHVDARDEGGRGLVVVRALAWRWGTDLLPWGKRVWGELRC; encoded by the coding sequence ATGTACGCGCACACGACGGCCCACCACACCGGGCACCCCGGCTACACCACCACCATGTCCTGCCTTCCCGAGAGTGCGGCGCACGCACGGGCATTGGTGCGGGCCGCGTTGACCACCTGGGGGCTCGAGCACCTCGCCGACGACGCCACCACCATCGTCTCCGAACTCGTCGCCAACTCCGTCAGGCACACCGGCTCGTATCCGATCCGCGTCACCATCACCCGACCCAGCGCCAACCACATCCGCGTCGCCGTCGTGGACAAGACCAAGCGGATGCCCGTCGTACGCCACGTGGACGCGCGGGACGAGGGCGGGCGGGGGCTCGTTGTGGTGCGGGCGTTGGCCTGGCGGTGGGGGACCGACCTGCTGCCCTGGGGCAAGCGGGTCTGGGGCGAGTTGCGGTGTTGA
- the ispG gene encoding flavodoxin-dependent (E)-4-hydroxy-3-methylbut-2-enyl-diphosphate synthase, with product MTAVSLGLPSVPTKLADRRVSRQIQVGSVPVGGDAPVSVQSMTTTLTADVNATLQQIAQLTASGCQIVRVACPSQDDAEALPAIAKKSQIPVIADIHFQPKYVFAAIDAGCAAVRVNPGNIRQFDDKVKEIAKAASDAGVPIRIGVNAGSLDKRLLAKYGKATPEALVESALWECSLFEEHGFRDIKISVKHNDPVVMVNAYRQLAAQCDYPLHLGVTEAGPAFQGTIKSSVAFGALLAEGIGDTIRVSLSAPPVEEVKVGIQILESLNLRPRRLEIVSCPSCGRAQVDVYKLADEVTAGLEGMEVPLRVAVMGCVVNGPGEAREADLGVASGNGKGQIFVKGEVIKTVPESKIVETLIDEAMKIAEEMEKAGVESGEPQISVAG from the coding sequence ATGACCGCTGTATCCCTTGGCCTGCCGTCCGTTCCGACCAAGCTTGCTGACCGTAGGGTGAGCCGCCAGATCCAGGTGGGCTCGGTGCCTGTCGGGGGTGATGCCCCGGTGTCCGTGCAGTCGATGACGACGACGTTGACCGCTGATGTGAACGCGACGTTGCAGCAGATCGCGCAGTTGACGGCGTCGGGTTGTCAGATCGTGCGGGTGGCGTGCCCGTCGCAGGATGACGCGGAGGCGTTGCCGGCGATCGCGAAGAAGTCGCAGATCCCGGTGATCGCTGACATTCACTTCCAGCCGAAGTACGTGTTCGCGGCGATTGACGCGGGGTGTGCGGCGGTGCGGGTGAATCCGGGGAACATCCGGCAGTTCGACGACAAGGTGAAGGAGATCGCGAAGGCGGCTTCGGATGCGGGGGTGCCGATTCGGATCGGGGTCAACGCCGGGTCGTTGGACAAGCGGTTGTTGGCGAAGTACGGCAAGGCCACGCCGGAGGCGTTGGTGGAGTCGGCGTTGTGGGAGTGCTCGTTGTTCGAGGAGCACGGGTTTCGGGACATCAAGATCTCGGTGAAGCACAACGATCCGGTGGTGATGGTCAATGCCTACCGTCAGTTGGCGGCTCAGTGTGACTATCCGTTGCACTTGGGTGTGACGGAGGCGGGTCCGGCGTTTCAGGGGACGATCAAGTCGTCGGTGGCTTTTGGTGCGTTGTTGGCGGAGGGGATCGGGGACACGATTCGGGTGTCGTTGTCGGCGCCTCCGGTGGAGGAGGTCAAGGTGGGTATCCAGATTCTGGAGTCGTTGAATCTGCGGCCTCGTCGGTTGGAGATCGTTTCGTGTCCGTCGTGTGGGCGGGCGCAGGTGGATGTGTACAAGCTGGCTGATGAGGTGACGGCCGGGCTTGAGGGGATGGAGGTGCCGTTGCGGGTGGCGGTGATGGGGTGTGTGGTCAACGGGCCGGGTGAGGCGCGTGAGGCTGATCTGGGTGTGGCGTCGGGTAACGGGAAGGGGCAGATCTTCGTGAAGGGTGAGGTCATCAAGACCGTGCCGGAGTCGAAGATCGTGGAGACCCTGATCGACGAGGCCATGAAGATCGCCGAAGAGATGGAGAAGGCCGGCGTCGAGTCGGGCGAGCCGCAGATCAGCGTGGCGGGCTAG
- a CDS encoding DUF6596 domain-containing protein gives MTTLVVEDLLRALTPRVLTTLVRRYGQFDDCEDAVQEAVIAAAVRWPTEGVPDNPRGWLVTVASRRLVDQIRSERARRERESALANEVGPAEPPDTDDTLVLLFLCCHPTLTPASQTALTLRAVGGLTTAEIARAFLVPEATMGARISRAKQRIRAAGSSFALPRGAELRERLRVVLHVLYLIFNEGYTASSGSRLHRPDLAHEAIRLTRMAHAQLPGDGEVTGLLALMLLTHARRDARTTAAGDLVPLDEQDRTAWDRALVDEGTALVKAALAGPALGPYALQAAIAATHADAATAKETDWAQVHALYLILERVAPNPMVTLNRAIALAETEGPAAGLALLATLDGDDRMAGHHRLLSVRAHLLERTGDTAGAYAHYRRAAKATASLAEQRYLELRAGRVRPPTGLREGM, from the coding sequence ATGACAACACTCGTCGTGGAGGACCTGCTGCGCGCGCTGACGCCGCGGGTCCTCACCACGTTGGTACGGCGGTACGGGCAGTTCGACGACTGTGAGGACGCGGTGCAGGAGGCGGTCATCGCCGCCGCCGTGCGGTGGCCGACCGAGGGCGTGCCGGACAACCCGCGCGGCTGGCTGGTGACGGTGGCCTCCCGTCGCCTCGTCGACCAGATACGCAGCGAGCGCGCCCGCCGCGAACGGGAGTCCGCGCTGGCCAACGAGGTCGGGCCCGCCGAGCCGCCGGACACCGACGACACCCTGGTCCTGCTGTTCCTGTGCTGCCATCCGACGCTGACCCCCGCCTCCCAGACGGCGCTGACCCTGCGCGCGGTCGGCGGCCTGACCACCGCCGAGATCGCCCGCGCGTTCCTGGTCCCGGAAGCCACGATGGGGGCCAGGATCAGCCGGGCCAAGCAGCGGATCAGGGCGGCCGGCAGCTCGTTCGCCCTGCCGCGCGGCGCGGAGCTGCGGGAGCGGCTGCGGGTCGTCCTGCACGTGCTGTACCTGATCTTCAACGAGGGGTACACCGCCTCCTCCGGCAGCCGGCTCCACCGCCCCGACCTCGCGCACGAGGCGATCCGGCTGACCCGGATGGCGCACGCGCAGCTCCCCGGGGACGGCGAGGTGACCGGGCTGCTCGCGCTGATGCTGCTGACCCACGCCCGCCGCGACGCCCGCACCACGGCGGCCGGCGACCTGGTGCCGCTGGACGAGCAGGACCGTACGGCGTGGGACCGCGCGCTGGTCGACGAGGGCACCGCGCTGGTCAAGGCGGCGCTGGCCGGTCCGGCCCTTGGCCCGTACGCGTTGCAGGCCGCCATCGCCGCCACGCACGCCGACGCGGCCACGGCCAAGGAGACCGACTGGGCGCAGGTGCACGCCCTCTACCTGATCCTGGAACGCGTCGCGCCCAACCCGATGGTCACCCTCAACCGGGCGATCGCCCTCGCCGAGACCGAGGGCCCGGCGGCCGGCCTGGCCCTGCTCGCCACCCTGGACGGCGACGACCGGATGGCCGGACACCACCGGCTGCTGTCCGTACGGGCCCACCTGTTGGAGCGGACCGGCGACACGGCCGGGGCGTACGCGCACTACCGGCGCGCCGCGAAGGCCACCGCCAGCCTCGCCGAGCAGCGCTATCTGGAGCTTCGGGCCGGCCGGGTGAGGCCACCGACGGGGCTTCGCGAGGGGATGTAG
- a CDS encoding 4-hydroxy-3-methylbut-2-enyl diphosphate reductase — protein sequence MPSVSDTTLTSPQQRRKRIIMAEPRGFCAGVERAIGMVEKALELYGAPVYVRKQIVHNQHVVSELEKQGAIFVDSEDEVPEGSICVFSAHGVSPAVRGNAVDRELKVIDATCPLVSKVHQAAIRSSSAGNKILLIGHANHEEVEGTVGEAPEDTIVVETVEDARRLEFEPGTNLSYLTQTTLSLDETKDIIDELTRRFPDIKGPGSDDICYASQNRQNAVKDIAARSDLVLVVGSDNSSNSVRMVEVAIRQGTRSYLVNDVSKLDERWLEGVESVGVTAGASAPEVLVQELVTRLTELGYGDIGSVTTTTEDVVFSIPGSLFAHAGTKPAR from the coding sequence ATGCCTTCGGTAAGTGACACCACGCTCACATCCCCGCAGCAGCGGCGGAAGCGAATCATCATGGCCGAGCCGCGGGGATTCTGCGCCGGCGTGGAACGCGCGATCGGCATGGTGGAGAAGGCCCTGGAACTGTATGGGGCCCCCGTTTACGTACGTAAGCAGATCGTGCACAACCAGCATGTCGTAAGTGAACTCGAGAAGCAGGGCGCGATTTTCGTCGATTCCGAAGACGAGGTTCCGGAAGGCTCGATCTGCGTCTTTTCCGCGCACGGCGTCTCGCCGGCGGTCCGCGGAAACGCGGTCGACCGCGAACTCAAGGTGATCGACGCGACGTGCCCGCTGGTGTCCAAGGTCCACCAGGCGGCCATCCGCTCGTCGAGCGCCGGCAACAAGATCCTGCTGATCGGCCACGCCAACCACGAGGAGGTCGAGGGCACGGTCGGCGAGGCGCCCGAGGACACCATCGTGGTGGAGACCGTGGAGGACGCGCGGCGCCTGGAGTTCGAGCCCGGCACCAACCTGTCCTACCTCACCCAGACCACACTCTCGCTGGACGAGACCAAGGACATCATCGACGAGCTGACCCGCCGCTTCCCCGACATCAAGGGCCCCGGCAGCGACGACATCTGCTACGCGAGCCAGAACCGGCAGAACGCGGTCAAGGACATCGCGGCCCGGTCCGACCTGGTGCTCGTCGTCGGCTCCGACAACTCCAGCAACTCGGTGCGCATGGTCGAGGTCGCCATCCGCCAGGGCACCCGGTCCTACCTGGTCAACGACGTCTCCAAGCTGGACGAGCGGTGGCTTGAGGGCGTGGAGTCCGTGGGCGTGACCGCCGGCGCCAGCGCCCCCGAGGTGCTGGTGCAGGAACTGGTGACCCGCCTGACGGAGTTGGGTTACGGGGACATCGGCAGCGTGACCACGACCACCGAGGACGTGGTGTTCTCCATCCCCGGCAGCCTGTTCGCACACGCCGGCACCAAGCCCGCGCGGTAG